The uncultured Desulfatiglans sp. DNA window ATAGCACTTCCACCGGTACAACAACACGACGTCTTTGAGGATCAGGAGGAAGGTTTCGAAATCGCCATCTTCCTCAAAGATGCTCTGCCGTTCTTCTCTTTTGGAGCAGATATAATAGCAAGCCCCCGGATACTCTATTCTCGAGGCCCGTCCCATCACCCCTCCAAGCCGAACGCTGGCAAGCCTCAGGACTCCCGGTAGAATTTGCGCGCAAGGCTGTTCACTATCTGCTGCGACATAGCGCTGATACCCGAAAGGCTGTAGCTCCCGGTCCTCGACTCAGCGCTGATGATCACACCGCTTTCTACCTCTATGATTCTCGCGTCCAGACTGATCTCGTTGTTCATCAAGGCCGCGCTTCCCACGATGATGGCGTCGGCGTTGTATATCTTTCCGATCTCGATGGCCTTCGACGTATCGATGATCCCGGTCTGACCGAGTTCGAGTTCGCTCACCACTTTGGTCAATTGCTCGCGCTCGATGGTCTTGAAGGCATCGGAATTCACCAGGGCGGTGGTAATCTTCTCACAAATCATCTTCCCGAGGTTGACTTCAGCAGCTTCGGGCGTCGTGTTGGAAAAATCCAGCACCGCGATCGAGATTTTCTCCCCTTTCACCTCCGGGAGATCCACGGTGACAGCAGCCGGAGCGGAAATCGTCGTTTCCTGACCTTCCACCTGGACAAGCGGACTGTACATCCAGCCCTTGGTTCCGTCGGGCAGCTCGAGGTAGTACCATCGGTCCTTCTTTCCGAGCAGCCTCAGTCTGTCGCCGGGCGAGGCCTGTGAGAGCTTCGCGCAGCTGGTACTTGCACCGCTCCTTACATTCACGACCTTTTTCACCCGCCCGAACCCCTTGATCTCTTCGTCGGGAATATCCGAACAGAAACGCTCCGAAGAGCCCGTTTTCGCGGCAGCGGCAGAACGTGGGGGAGGCAGGTAGACGGCAGCCGGTTTGTTATGTTCGACCTGCAAGCTGCATAGCTTATTGACCTCGTTATCGACGAGATAGGTGACCTTTACGTAATCCCCTGTACGAGGCAGTTCATCCCCGAGAAATTTCGTGAGGGGATCCGATTCGAACCGCTTCGTCCCGCTTCCGTCTGCCGAGCGGATCTCTACATACCCCGTGTTGAACAGTTTTTCGATCTGATAGGATGTGACTCGTCCTTCAAAGGAATGGGCCCCCTGCCGGGCAATCAGCTTGTTCGCAACGCAGCCGCAAGCAAACGACAGAAGCGCCGCGAACACCACCACGAAAAGCGATACCGCCAAAGGCTGGCCTCTGAACATCTGCCTATCCCGGCCGCCTCCGGCCTCTCCGCTTTGAAACGCCATAATCTCCTCTTTCCCTTCCCCAAATGCTTTACAGATCCATCAACGCCTTCCCGGCATCCGGGTTGGCCTTTACCACCTTTTGCTTCAATTCCTCACTCTTGACAACCTCGCGCAGACGCTCGGGGGGGGCATCCGCCACGAGCTGCAGGGGAGCCCCTTCTTCGAGAACCTCCTCGAACGGTTGCCGAAGGTTCGAAGAATCGAATGCTATCCGGAGGATATCCCCATGCTCCTCAGTGATGTGAAAAGCGTCCTTGCCGAACTTACGGTTCAAGGGTCCAAGAACCGCATCCTCCACAATGTTCGAAAAATGCTCCCTGCCGCCCGCAAACTCGACGTCGAAGACCGTTTCGCCTCCCGCCAGGAATTCCTTGAAATTCACGTTCAACACGGCGCGCACCCCGATAAGCTCCTTTTTTAGCATCTTTGCAAGGCTTCGGTCTTCAAACCCGCTCACGATCATGAGGATCTCATGCGAGGGCCGCATGATGTAGCTCTTGAAAAGGTCCTTCGAGAAGACCTCCCCAATCTGCTTTCCCACCTTCAGGACGGCCTCGTCCTCGTTGTTGTACATGACGCCCCGCGGAGGCTGAAAATTTCGGGCGAAGATGATCTGCGACGTGTGGTTGTCGACCGCCTCGAGAGACCAGGCAGTCAGGAGAGTGGTCTGCACATCGATTCCGGCGAGGTTGATTTTGGGAGACTTTCTGAGATTCACCATCCCCATGACGGAGATGTCGCTCATCTTGCGGATGAATGTCGAAGCCAGCTGGCCGGGATATCCCTGGGAGACCATCATCTTGATGCGGGCCTCCTTTTCTTCGAGTGCCTTCTTATCCGAGATCACCCGGTATCCGAAATGCATCAGGGCGCTGCTGATCTCCGTATTGCACGTGTGGCATTCCTGCCGTTCGCCGCTCTCCGGAGACTCCACCAGGATGCCGACGCTGACCACCGGGTTGCCCCTCTCCTTGATCAGAAAGGAACGTTCCTTCCCTGACAGCTGATTCAAGCTCTCGCTCAACGGCTTCGCGAATATCTCCGCCTTGATCCAGACGTGGTAGAACCCATCCGCCTGGACGCCACCATTCACCACTTTGAAAACGGATTTGATCAAGCCGTCGCTTTTGGAGATTAGGCGATCCGAGACCAGGGCATAGTTCTCGACAACCGTGCGGCTGCTGACAAAACACCCGACGGCCTTTTCCACAGCCTGACCTTTGGCGTCACGAAGCGCCTCGTCGTAGGCAATGCTCTGATCGCGATAGTAGTTCGGATCCGCAAGGCCTTCGGCGGAAACCACGATCGTAGGGATGGGGTCCGCCTCGGCTTGGGCAGGGCAGGGTGAAAGGAGGGTTACCGCACCCAACACGCTAAAGATCTTCCAGACTCGATGCATCCTGGACCTTTTCTCCTGCGCCGGGCACGAGGGTCGAGGCCGGCAGGTCAACCCCTTCGCCGCGCGGGCGGACAGCAGGCGACGGACCGCCCAGTTCCTTCAGAATGCGGCCGCAAAAATCCCTTTTCACTTTCCCGGCAATCTCCTCGGATCTTTTTTCCAGATACAGGATCGCCGCCGACCCCTCATCCAATCCGGCCGTGCGGTCCGTCAGTCTGAAGACTGAGAGCACAGCCCCGGAATCCTTCGCAACCATCCGGCACGACACTCCGACAGAGACACTCTGGAGATTGGTCTTAAGATGGCTGACCGCCCTGGAACTCACCCCGACCTTCACCATCATCAGCAGGTCCGCATCCAACGCATCGGCAGCCTGCAGCGCGGCCACCTTGTCGCCGGAGAAAAGCAGCTGCCGTTGCGTGTCGCTGATGGCGCTCTGCACAAGATCCGTGTCTATAATCCCAAAGCCGATCTCATAGAGGATATCTTCAATCAACCCCTGAACCTGGCTCTCCAAATCGCCACCGGAATCGCAGTTGACCACGACAGCCACTTTGGACGCCTGCGCAGCGTTCACACATGCATCGGTCCAGGGAATCTCCTCCGACGCTCCGCCGGCGCGGAGTGAAACAACCAGAACAACAAGCATGCAGCCGCACAACCGGGAAAGAAGAAAGGGCAGCCGTGATCTCTGCATTCCTTGTTGCGCGATTCCCAATCTGAACACCATCCTCCGCCGGGACCTCTCGGCTCCGGCAGGCGCTTCCCGCTGCGAAGGCCTGCCGGCACGGGTTTATTATCTGCTCGCTCCCCCTTCGTGTTTTTCAGGTGCAGGCGGCGGAGCCACGGGCTCACCGACCTTCTGGCCGCCGACCGGAACAGGCAGCGCCTGCAGCGTGGTCCGTGGGGTGGCCGGAGCGGCAACCATCTCTCCGCTTCCGCCCTGCTCGGGTCCAGCCAGTTCGTCTGTCTGGGCGCCCCTGCCTTCCACCTCTATGATATTCGGGCCCTCGTATACGATCCGCTGCCCAAGGATGTCTTTGACCTTGCGCAGATCAAGCTGAAGCTTCACAAAGGCATTCCCGCTTTCATCCCATCCCCAGCCCCTGTCCTTGTCATCGATGCCGGGGTTCGGAATGCTTGCCCCGTAGACGGCTGCACAGACCTCGGAGTGGTTGATATCCTTGGTGAGGATAAAATTCTCCATCTCGCTGTAACTGGAAATCTTTTCCCCAACCAGGGTCTCGGCCATCTCGTCATAGGCGTTCAGAAGCGCGGCGCGCAGCGCCATGAGGGGAGGCCGCGCTTCCGGGGTCATCGTCCCGAAACCCATGCCTTGAACCACCACATTGTCATAGCGTTTCATGTCGCCCACAACTGTCTTGACATCCCCGAGCTTCACCGATCCGAACGCGAAGGCGACATCCTTCTGAGGATCGTATATCACCTTCTCGACCACGATCCCTTTCACCAAGGCGTCCGCCCTTTCCTTGACCTGGTATTTCGCTTCCTCGGTAAGGCCCATCTGGCTCTTGCTCATGACCTTGTAGCCCACAACGGACTCCATCAGATTCCGCTTCAGGTCTTCTTTGGCCATCTTCTCGCTCATGAGCTGCCTGTTTCCAGCCGAGGCGGACGTCCACAAGAAAACAGAAACCATCGTCACGCAAGCAAGAACGAAGATCCCCCTAGTACCATGTAACGCTTAGAATTGCGGATATAAGCGTTTCAACTTGATCCTGGCATCGGATGTTTTGAAGTGCCAGGCAATCTTTTTTGCGCTNNNNNNNNNNNNNNNNNNNNNNNNNNNNNNNNNNNNNNNNNNNNNNNNNNNNNNNNNNNNNNNNNNNNNNNNNNNNNNNNNNNNNNNNNNNNNNNNNNNNNNNNNNNNNNNNNNNNNNNNNNNNNNNNNNNNNNNNNNNNNNNNNNNNNNNNNNNNNNNNNNNNNNNNNNNNNNNNNNNNNNNNNNNNNNNNNNNNNNNNNNNNNNNNNNNNNNNNNNNNNNNNNNNNNNNNNNNNNNNNNNNNNNNNNNNNNNNNNNNNNNNNNNNNNNNNNNNNNNNNNNNNNNNNNNNNNNNNNNNNNNNNNNNNNNNNNNNNNNNNNNNNNNNNNNNNNNNNNNNNNNNNNNNNNNNNNNNNNNNNNNNNNNNNNNNNNNNNNNNNNNNNNNNNNNNNNNNNNNNNNNNNNNNNNNNNNNNNNNNNNNNNNNNNNNNNNNNNNNNNNNNNNNNNNNNNNNNNNNNNNNNNNNNNNNNNNNNNNNNNNNNNNNNNNNNNNNNNNNNNNNNNNNNNNNNNNNNNNNNNNNNNNNNNNNNNNNNNNNNNNNNNNNNNNNNNNNNNNNNNNNNNNNNNNNNNNNNNNNNNNNNNNNNNNNNNNNNNNNNNNNNNNNNNNNNNNNNNNNNNNNNNNNNNNNNNNNNNNNNNNNNNNNNNNNNNNNNNNNNNNNNNNNNNNNNNNNNNNNNNNNNNNNNNNNNNNNNNNNNNNNNNNNNNNNNNNNNNNNNNNNNNNNNNNNNNNNNNNNNNNNNNNNNNNNNNNNNNNNNNNNNNNNNNNNNNNNNNNNNNNNNNNNNNNNNNNNNNNNNNNNNNNNNNNNNNNNNNNNNNNNNNNNNNNNNNNNNNNNNNNNNNNNNNNNNNNNNNNNNNNNNNNNNNNNNNNNNNNNNNNNNNNNNNNNNNNNNNNNNNNNNNNNNNNNNNNNNNNNNNNNNNNNNNNNNNNNNNNNNNNNNNNNNNNNNNNNNNNNNNNNNNNNNNNNNNNNNNNNNNNNNNNNNNNNNNNNNNNNNNNNNNNNNNNNNNNNNNNNNNNNNNNNNNNNNNNNNNNNNNNNNNNNNNNNNNNNNNNNNNNNNNNNNNNNNNNNNNNNNNNNNNNNNNNNNNNNNNNNNNNNNNNNNNNNNNNNNNNNNNNNNNNNNNNNNNNNNNNNNNNNNNNNNNNNNNNNNNNNNNCTAGTACCATGTAACGCTTAGAATTGCGGATATAAGCGTTTCAACTTGATCCTGGCATCGGATGTTTTGAAGTGCCAGGCAATCTTTTTTGCGCTGTTGTTTCGGTCTGTTTCCCATGTGGCCACTTCAGCCCGCATGGTAGCAATATCGGCGATCCTGCGGTCGAGGCACTGCCCTTTCAGGACACTGAGTTCGATCTCCGCCATGTTGAGCCAACTGCCATGTTTCGGCGTGTAATGAATCTCAAGCCTTTCGGCGAGTCGCCTGGCCTCCGGGGGCTCGAACGTCTCATAGAGTGAGGCAATATTGTGAGTGTTCAGATTGTCCATAACCAGCCGAACTTTGATCACTTCGGGATAGCGGTCATCGAGCATCTGCTTGATCTGCAATGCCCAGTCTTTTCTGGTGCGTTGTTCCGTGACAGCCACATGCCGCTTGCCGGCGAGCGGCTCCACCGCCATGAAGATCTGAGCCACCCCATTTCTAACGTATTCGTCATCCATCCGTATGGGTTGTCCTGGCTTGCATGGAATCGGGTCGCGCACTTCGCCAATCAACTGTTTGCAGGATTCATCCATGCACACCACCGGGTAATCGGGATCATACGCCAAGCGGTAAACTTCCAGAACATCCTCCATCGCCGCTACGAACGCCGCACTCCCTTCCGGCGGGATTTTCCAGTACTTGCTGAGGTGAGGTTTAAGTTCGTTTTTTTTAATATGCGCTGTACGGTCATGTGTGAAACAGCGCGCGCAAACTTAAGTTCAACGGCCTTGTCCGCAAGCAGTCTGACCGTCCATCGCTGGTGTCCATCCGGCGCCTCCGAACAGGCCAAAGCGATCAGGCGTGCTTCAAAAGCCCCATCAAAGATGACCTCCCGGGGTGGCTTTTCCCTGGGCTTACGCTCCAGGGCCGCCTCGAGCCCTTCTTCCACGAAGCGCTTCTTCAGGTGCTCGATCATGCGGGTACTGGCGCCCAGAGCTGTTGCCACTTCATCCGTAGCCCATGCCGGGCCATCGGGGCCAGCATCGCACAGTAACAAAGCACGTGCGTGGATGAACTTTCTTGCCTGGATTTTACCGCGCCGTGTCAATGCCTCCAGTTCTTTGCGTTCCTCTGCACTCAGCGTTACTCGGTATCTTGGCGCCATGGCGACCCTCCTTGTGGTCGCCATTATATCATATGCCGTTAAAAACGAAATATTAAATGTTACATGGTACTAGCCCCTTTCCTTCTCATAATTCTCCTCCAAGAATGCTTCAGTCTTTGCCGTTATCAGCCTTCTGCCACCCTGCACATAAAACCCTCCACGAACCGCTCTTAAAACTTGCCCGGTTCGATTGCGGCGCCACCGCCCTGAAACGATTTTTCCTTCTTGGGAAGAGGCGCCTGGGGCTTCCTGTATTTCCTGTTGCAGTCATCGGTGGCAAGTTTGAGACCGTCCTTGGCAGCCACATAGGCTGGATCCAATTGCAGCGCACGCTGGTATTCCGCCATCGCTCCCTTGCAGTCCCCATCTGTTCGCAAGATCTCACCCAGGCAGAAATACACCTTGGGCAGGATGCTCCCCAAGCTCTTCGCGGCTTCCAACTGTTCCCGCGCCTGCGAATACTTTTGGAGGTCATAGTAGAGCACACCCAGGGCTTCCCGCGCCTTCAGATATTGGCTGTCCAGCTTGATGCATTCCCTGTAGGCGGCTACCGCATCGTCCCAAGCCTGTTTTTTCTCATAGCACTGCCCCAGATAGAAGTAGGCCTGTATGTAAGAGGGGTTTTCGGCGGTCGCCATTCTGAATTCCCTTATGGCGCTATCATAGTTTGCAGCCTTGAAATACCGCATCCCCTGGTTGAAATAGTCCTCGGCCGTGGGCTCAGGCGCCGGCGGGGGCGCGCTCTGACACGCACACAACAACAACAGGGCCGCAAACACAACCAAAGACATACCCACCTTCCTTTTGTCATTTGCCCTCATCTGACGACCTCCTTGCTCGTATGATTCTTCTTGTTCATAAACAACGGCCGCAAACTATAAGCCAACGAAAAACCACAAAAACCCACCCGTCAAGATCCGTTCGAACCGCTTACGGACGGAACCTTTCAAGATGGAAATATCTATTCTCTTCGGGAAGAATGATGCTGGCTAAAAAATATCGAAAATCCTAGTTATCAAACATATCCAAGCTTATTCCAATTCTATTGACTTCATCCTCTCACGCTTGGAATAAAAAAAACAGATAGTTAACACACTTTATGTATGCGCGGGACGATCAGATAGAATCAGAGAATATGTATTTGAATCGTTCAGATTTTGGACGATAGGATCAAGAAAGATTTATGTCAAGTAAAAAAAATCCATTTAGCTAACCATGCAGTGCCAGGTTTTGCACTGTCATACCTACAAACCATATTATTGACTTGAAAATACCTCATTGATTTATTCCGTGATTCAGAAAATACTCCATCTTTACTCAATCAATTATCGTCCGAAGAATTCTATGAGTGCCAGGTCTTGCATCATGCCATCCTTCTTCGTTCGCTTCTCACAGCCTTCACATGTCTGTCAGCCCGGAATCGACTGCCGCCCTTTTCCAAGTCGAATATCCGCATCGAGGCCATCGAGCTCGCGCGGCGGCTGCCGTATCCAAAATCGCATAGAAGGCTGTTCAGCACCGCAAGATCAGGGAACCGATCCTCCCGCCCTCCGGCTCATCGGGTTCCGCAAATGGCTCTGGATGATGCGGATGACCCACACCGCGTTCATCCTTCCTCTTTAATCTTGACATCCCTCGTCAGGCTTGAAATAATGCTTTTCAACTCAACTTGTTCATCGTCTGAATTTCCATCACCCAATGGAATCTGTTTCGGACATCCAGGCCTGCTCTCCTCCAGCGCTTCTCTAGCAGCTCCCGGCCTGCCGAGCCGCCTCACCGACCCGAAGTTCCTCTTGATCCTGAATATGCAGAAGGGCTCTCAAGCTGCGGTCACGCACAATCGGCAAGATTTATTCCGGCCGTTTCTTTTAGGTCGCTAAGAGATATTTCTCACGAAAAGGCCAAACCCGCCGCGAGACGGGGACGGAAAGCCACGGGTCTCCAGCAGACAGCCGGGTTGCCGAAAGGTGATCCGGCTGTCTGCTTTTGATCGGCCGCAATGCAGGCAACGTGGACACCTTCCGGAGGTCACCGCCTGCTCTCGATCAGCCGGCCGTCGGATGAAGGGGGGTGATGCAAACTCAAGGGGGTCATCGAAGGTTCATAGGAACAACGAATAAATCCTGATGATGGGAGGTTTGACATGAAGATCAAAAAAGTTGTTCTCATCGCGGCTGTCGTTTTGCTGTGCGGTGCGCTTTCAGGCCTTGCCGGCGCAGAGCCCGCAACCATCGACTACGGTGACGTTCCACTCTCGGGCGGATTCGTCGCTGGAAATTTCGATGAGGTTTGGGATCTCACCA harbors:
- a CDS encoding transposase (fragment), which translates into the protein MGRASRIEYPGACYYICSKREERQSIFEEDGDFETFLLILKDVVLLYRWKCYAWSLMDDQYQIVAETPKGNLSRGMRQLNGVYTQQFNRRHGRKGPLFHHRYQ
- a CDS encoding hypothetical protein (Evidence 5 : Unknown function), with product MAFQSGEAGGGRDRQMFRGQPLAVSLFVVVFAALLSFACGCVANKLIARQGAHSFEGRVTSYQIEKLFNTGYVEIRSADGSGTKRFESDPLTKFLGDELPRTGDYVKVTYLVDNEVNKLCSLQVEHNKPAAVYLPPPRSAAAAKTGSSERFCSDIPDEEIKGFGRVKKVVNVRSGASTSCAKLSQASPGDRLRLLGKKDRWYYLELPDGTKGWMYSPLVQVEGQETTISAPAAVTVDLPEVKGEKISIAVLDFSNTTPEAAEVNLGKMICEKITTALVNSDAFKTIEREQLTKVVSELELGQTGIIDTSKAIEIGKIYNADAIIVGSAALMNNEISLDARIIEVESGVIISAESRTGSYSLSGISAMSQQIVNSLARKFYRES
- a CDS encoding conserved exported hypothetical protein (Evidence 4 : Unknown function but conserved in other organisms) gives rise to the protein MHRVWKIFSVLGAVTLLSPCPAQAEADPIPTIVVSAEGLADPNYYRDQSIAYDEALRDAKGQAVEKAVGCFVSSRTVVENYALVSDRLISKSDGLIKSVFKVVNGGVQADGFYHVWIKAEIFAKPLSESLNQLSGKERSFLIKERGNPVVSVGILVESPESGERQECHTCNTEISSALMHFGYRVISDKKALEEKEARIKMMVSQGYPGQLASTFIRKMSDISVMGMVNLRKSPKINLAGIDVQTTLLTAWSLEAVDNHTSQIIFARNFQPPRGVMYNNEDEAVLKVGKQIGEVFSKDLFKSYIMRPSHEILMIVSGFEDRSLAKMLKKELIGVRAVLNVNFKEFLAGGETVFDVEFAGGREHFSNIVEDAVLGPLNRKFGKDAFHITEEHGDILRIAFDSSNLRQPFEEVLEEGAPLQLVADAPPERLREVVKSEELKQKVVKANPDAGKALMDL
- a CDS encoding hypothetical protein (Evidence 5 : Unknown function), which gives rise to MVFRLGIAQQGMQRSRLPFLLSRLCGCMLVVLVVSLRAGGASEEIPWTDACVNAAQASKVAVVVNCDSGGDLESQVQGLIEDILYEIGFGIIDTDLVQSAISDTQRQLLFSGDKVAALQAADALDADLLMMVKVGVSSRAVSHLKTNLQSVSVGVSCRMVAKDSGAVLSVFRLTDRTAGLDEGSAAILYLEKRSEEIAGKVKRDFCGRILKELGGPSPAVRPRGEGVDLPASTLVPGAGEKVQDASSLEDL
- a CDS encoding conserved hypothetical protein (Evidence 4 : Unknown function but conserved in other organisms): MSEKMAKEDLKRNLMESVVGYKVMSKSQMGLTEEAKYQVKERADALVKGIVVEKVIYDPQKDVAFAFGSVKLGDVKTVVGDMKRYDNVVVQGMGFGTMTPEARPPLMALRAALLNAYDEMAETLVGEKISSYSEMENFILTKDINHSEVCAAVYGASIPNPGIDDKDRGWGWDESGNAFVKLQLDLRKVKDILGQRIVYEGPNIIEVEGRGAQTDELAGPEQGGSGEMVAAPATPRTTLQALPVPVGGQKVGEPVAPPPAPEKHEGGASR
- a CDS encoding transposase, giving the protein MEDVLEVYRLAYDPDYPVVCMDESCKQLIGEVRDPIPCKPGQPIRMDDEYVRNGVAQIFMAVEPLAGKRHVAVTEQRTRKDWALQIKQMLDDRYPEVIKVRLVMDNLNTHNIASLYETFEPPEARRLAERLEIHYTPKHGSWLNMAEIELSVLKGQCLDRRIADIATMRAEVATWETDRNNSAKKIAWHFKTSDARIKLKRLYPQF
- a CDS encoding transposase; translation: MAPRYRVTLSAEERKELEALTRRGKIQARKFIHARALLLCDAGPDGPAWATDEVATALGASTRMIEHLKKRFVEEGLEAALERKPREKPPREVIFDGAFEARLIALACSEAPDGHQRWTVRLLADKAVELKFARAVSHMTVQRILKKTNLNLTSASTGKSRRKGVRRS
- a CDS encoding hypothetical protein (Evidence 5 : Unknown function), which gives rise to MQGGRRLITAKTEAFLEENYEKERG
- a CDS encoding Cytochrome c biogenesis factor, which codes for MRANDKRKVGMSLVVFAALLLLCACQSAPPPAPEPTAEDYFNQGMRYFKAANYDSAIREFRMATAENPSYIQAYFYLGQCYEKKQAWDDAVAAYRECIKLDSQYLKAREALGVLYYDLQKYSQAREQLEAAKSLGSILPKVYFCLGEILRTDGDCKGAMAEYQRALQLDPAYVAAKDGLKLATDDCNRKYRKPQAPLPKKEKSFQGGGAAIEPGKF
- a CDS encoding hypothetical protein (Evidence 5 : Unknown function), with product MRRLGRPGAAREALEESRPGCPKQIPLGDGNSDDEQVELKSIISSLTRDVKIKEEG